ATTGCAGCGCCACGCCCTTGCCACGGAACTCGCAACGGGTCAGCGCGTAGGCCGCCGGCACCGCGATCAGCGTGGCAAAAATCATCGTCAGACACGACACCAGCAGACTGGTGCCCATGGCCTGGCCGAGGCTCAGCACATCGCTGGCATCGGGCGAGACAAAGGTGTGCCACGCCGCCTTGTACCACTGCAGGCTGTAGCTGCTCGGCGGGAAGTCGAGGTTCGAGGCGCCGCTGAACGACATCACGATCATTGTAAGAATCGGCAACACCGCCAGGAACAAAATGATCCCGGAGAGGATGCCGGCGAACTTGCCGGTATCGCCCGGCAACAGCGACTGACGCTTCTTGATCAGGGCACTCATTGCGAAGCCTCCAGCAGACGGCGACGGCGGCCGGTGATGTATTCGGACAAGGTCATGATGGCGAGCGTAGTGACGATCAGCACCACCCCTGCGGCGGACGCGGCGGGCCAGTTCATCAGCGGGGCGATCTGGTCATGCACCATCACCGCAAGCATCGGCACGCGCCGACCACCGAGCAACAACGGCACCACAAAGCTGCTGGCGTTGTAGGCGAACACCAGCGTCGCGCCGGTGATGATCCCCGGCAGACTCATCGGCAACACCACCTGGCGGAACACCTGAAAACGACTGGCGCCGAGGGTCGCGGCAGCTTCTTCGTAGCTGCGGGCGACACCGCGCATGGCGCTGGCAATCGGCAGCACGGCGAGCGGAAACGCGGTTTGCACCAGGCCCATCAACACGCCGTTCTGGTTGTACAGCAACATGATCGGACGCTTGATAAGGCCGAGGCCCATCAGGGTCTGGTTGAGCATGCCGCCGGGACCGAGGATCACCAGCCAGCCGTAGCTTTGCAGCAGCAGGTTGACCAGCAGCGGCAACAGCACCGCCGCCAGAAAGATTCGCCGTACGAATGGCGAGGTCAGGCGCGACATGGTGTACGCCACCGGGATCGCCAGCACCACGGCGATCACCGCGCTGATCAGCGCCAGACGCAAGGTCAGCAGCAACGATTTGAGGTAGTA
The window above is part of the Pseudomonas fluorescens genome. Proteins encoded here:
- a CDS encoding ABC transporter permease; amino-acid sequence: MEHQSLTQPVGAGDVRPARGVSPTARAWFFLTPSMLFLGVLIAASLLVLRMSVGTKGAEWSGFSLASYAQLLEPYYLKSLLLTLRLALISAVIAVVLAIPVAYTMSRLTSPFVRRIFLAAVLLPLLVNLLLQSYGWLVILGPGGMLNQTLMGLGLIKRPIMLLYNQNGVLMGLVQTAFPLAVLPIASAMRGVARSYEEAAATLGASRFQVFRQVVLPMSLPGIITGATLVFAYNASSFVVPLLLGGRRVPMLAVMVHDQIAPLMNWPAASAAGVVLIVTTLAIMTLSEYITGRRRRLLEASQ